The region ACTCCCTCGGCCAGGCCGCTGCCGGCCGGCTGCTCGGCGGGCCCGGGGCGCTGCGCGCGCACGGCCACCACGGGGGCGCCCGCCTTGCGGAAGACGGCGGCCAGCTCCAGGGCGGCGGCGAGCACCGCGGGCCCGGGCAGCGGCGCGAGGGGTAAGGCCACGATGCGGTCCATGAGGTCGATCATCACCAGCGCGGTGCGCGACGGATCGAGGCCGGGGGCGAGCGGGGACTCGCGGGCGGGTCTGGCGTCCGCGGCGGATCCGGCGTACGGACCCGCGACAGGCCCGGCTCCCTGTGCGTGATCATGTGCGGTCATGAACGGACCCTACCCGCAGGATCAGGCCGTCCGCCGGGTGTTCACAAGGGTGCAGGCCCGCTCGCGAGCGGACACCCGGACCGGCCCAGGGTGATCATGTCCGGGCCCGTGGCGGGCGGCTTCCGTCATCTTGTGTCGGCGTGCGCCGCGGCCGATAGGCTGGACAGGAAGGACAACGCGGGAGGAGAGCGGACGTGGCGGAAAGCACCACAGGACAGCCGTTGGCCAGCGGGAAGAAGCCGCAACTCGATCTGACGGATGCGGAGTGGCTGTCCAGCAGCCAGGGCAGCGGGGATGTGCAGATCGCCTTCGTCGAGGGCTATATCGCGATGCGGGACGGGCGCCACCCCGACGGCCCGGCGCTGATCTTCACCCCCGCCGAATGGCGTGCCTTCGTTCTCGGCGCGCGGGACGGCGAGTTCGACCTCACCTGACGGTCGGCCCCGGGCGTACGACGCGGCATGGCCGTACGCCCGGCAGTCCGCACTCCGCCGGCGGGCGGGCCGGTTCTACGGCCAACTGCCCAGGCGCGGCAGCGGATCGCCGGTCAGCGGCTGCCGCGGCAGCCGGCCGGCCAGCCATGCCGCCAGATCGGTGAGCCTGCCCTCGACGGCCACCGGATCGCCGTCGCCGAGCCGCCAGGAGAGGTCCGCGTCCACCGCGGTCAGCGTCAGCGCGATCCCCTCCGGCACCCGTACGGACAGGAAGCCCACCAGGTGGGTACACAGTTGCGGCGGCCAGTCCTCGGGACCCGCGCCCAGCAGCGCGTCCGCGGTGTGGATCTCCAGCTCACGCCACCAGGCCAGCCCCGCGGTGCGCACCGTGCCGTCGCGATAGGTCACCGGGCGCTGCCAGTCGTCGGGCCCGACGCCGGCCCAGGACGCCTCGGCCTCGTCCAGAGCGTCCCCGACCGCCGTCGCCAACTGCGCCGCGCCGCGCCCGTGTCCGGCCTCGATCGCCGCGTCACGCGCGGGCCTGCCGCCGTCGTAGACCTCGATCAGCCGGCCGCGCAGCGCGTAGCGCGCCTGCCGGGCCAGGGCGAGGGCGACGCCCTCGACATGGGTGAGCACATGGCCGCGGGTCCAGCCCGGCAGCGCGCTCGGCGCCCGGACCGCGTCCTCGGTGAGCCCGGCGAGCAGTCCGCGCAGCTTCGCGTGACCGTCCGTCAGCGCGGCCCGCAGGTCGACGTCCTTCTGCTCCGCCTGTCCGATCACGGCCACAGCAGTCCCCGCTTCCATCCCTCGTCGGTGCGGGTGTAGTCGACCCGGGTGTGCCGGCGCTCCCGGTCGCCCTGCCAGAATTCCACGCTGTCCGGGCGCAGGGTGTAGAGCGTCCAGCCGGGCGCGACCAGGCCGGGGTCCTCGCCGATACGCCCGGCGGCCTCGCGTACGGCCGCGTCCCGGGTGGCCAGGTCGGGCAGCGGGGTGCTCTGCCGGCCCAGCAGCGCCTCGGCGCGGGCGCCGGGGGAGCGGGCCAGGAAGTCCGCGGCACCGGTGTCGGGTTCGCCGGCCGTGACCTGGCCGCGTACCCGGACCTGCCGGGCCAGCGCGGACCAGTAGAAGGTGAGCGCCGCGGCGGGGCACGCGGTCAGCTCACGGCCCTTGCGGCTGCCGGCGTCGGCGGCGAAGTGCCAGCCGTCGGGGGAGACGTCCTTGACGATGAGCACCCGGGCGGACGGGTTGCCGTCGGCGCCGACCGTGGACAGGGTCATGGCGTGCGGTTCGCGCACCCCGGCCCGGACCGCGGCGAGCAGCCAGTCGATGAACAGTTCCCGCGGGTCGGCCGGCAGCGCGTGGATGTCGAAGTCCGGCAGTTCGCCCGAGAACACGTCGAGTCCGCGCAGCAGTTCGCGGAGATCGGACACAGGCACCCCCCTCAGAATTAATGGTGTGCGGCGATGATAGCATTAGCTCATGCACGCTGATCATCTCGCGCTGGATCTCGCCGTGACGGTCCGGCACGACGGCCACGGCGGGGTCGCCGACGACCTGGCGGACCCGGCGGGGCTGACCCGCTGGGTCCGCGCGCGCGCCGACGCGCTGCGCGCCGACCTGGCCGCCGGGCCGTACGCCGCCGCGACCTTCACCGCCGACGACGCCGCGCTCGCCGCGGCCGTCGAGGTGCGCACCGCGGTCCGCGCGCTCTTCGCCCGCGCCGTCCTGCCGGGACTGCCCAGCTCCGCCGACGCCGACCGGCTGCCGCCCGCCCGGCAGGCCCTGGACCGGCTCAACGCGGCGGCGGCCCTGGTCCCGGTCACCCCGCGGCTGGACTGGCCGCAGGACGGCGCCGCCACCGCGACCCGTACGGTCGCCGGCGCGCCCGCCGCCGCCGACCTGGTCGCCGCCGCGCTCGCCCGGCACGCCATCGGCTTCCTCGCGAGCCCCGACCGGGACCGGCTGCGCGCCTGCCCCGCGCCGCGCTGTGTCCGCTACTTCGTCAAGGAGCACGCCCGCCAGGAGTGGTGCAAGCCCTCCTGCGGGAACCGCGCGCGGGTCGCCCGCCACCACGCCAGGCACCGCGCCGCCGCGGCCGACAGCGCCGATCCGGCGTGAGCACGGCTCCCGCCGGTCCGCGATACGCGCGGTAACAGGGGCGCATCCGGGGCGCACGGGGGAACAGTCGTGGCGCGTGACCGGTGCGCCCTGGCCGGAACGCGGACGGCGTGGCAGGCTCCCCCGGTGGCCGGCCGCACGGGCTGCCTCCCGCAGGCCGCCGCCCACAGCGCCGTGCCGGTCGCGTCCCCTGCCAGTGGCCGACCGGCGCGGCCGTTCATGCTTACACACCGCACCGGACGGCGTACGCTGTGAGGCCGTGGACGGGTGTCCGCGCGGCACGGCGTACGCCGTGCATGCGCCGTCCGGACGCCAGGGGGTGCACCATGCCGCAGCGCCAGACGCACCGTCGGCGCGCGCTGCTCGAACGCGAGGCGGAAATCGTCGCCGTCGACGAGGCGCTCAGCGAACTCAGCGGCCTGCGACCGGACGGCACCGAGCAGCCCGGTGCCGGTCGGCGCGGCGGCCTGCTCGCCTTCGCCGGATCCGCGGGCCTCGGCAAGACCACGCTGCTCGCCGAGGTGCGCAGACGCGCGGCCGAACACGGCTGCACCGTGCTGTCCGCACGCGGCGGCGACCAGGAGCAGCAGGTCGCCTTCCATGTGGCGCGGCAACTGCTGCAACCGCAGCTCGCGGGCGCCACCGCGGCCGACCTCCAGGCCACGCTGGGCAGTTGGTACGGCATCGTCGGCCCGGCGCTCGGCCTGTGCACGGCCGAGGGCGCCGCCCCGGACCCGCAGGGCCTGCGCGACGGGCTCGACTGGGTGCTCACCCACCTCGTCGTGCAGCGCGCACCGGTCGTCCTGGTCCTCGACGACGCCCACTGGGCCGACCCGCAGTCGCTCAACTGGCTGGCCGCCTTCGCCCCACGCGCCGACGACCTCGCGCTGCTCATCGTCGTCGCCT is a window of Streptomyces sp. NBC_01477 DNA encoding:
- a CDS encoding DUF397 domain-containing protein; this encodes MAESTTGQPLASGKKPQLDLTDAEWLSSSQGSGDVQIAFVEGYIAMRDGRHPDGPALIFTPAEWRAFVLGARDGEFDLT
- a CDS encoding maleylpyruvate isomerase family mycothiol-dependent enzyme translates to MAVIGQAEQKDVDLRAALTDGHAKLRGLLAGLTEDAVRAPSALPGWTRGHVLTHVEGVALALARQARYALRGRLIEVYDGGRPARDAAIEAGHGRGAAQLATAVGDALDEAEASWAGVGPDDWQRPVTYRDGTVRTAGLAWWRELEIHTADALLGAGPEDWPPQLCTHLVGFLSVRVPEGIALTLTAVDADLSWRLGDGDPVAVEGRLTDLAAWLAGRLPRQPLTGDPLPRLGSWP
- a CDS encoding pyridoxine/pyridoxamine 5'-phosphate oxidase, which gives rise to MSDLRELLRGLDVFSGELPDFDIHALPADPRELFIDWLLAAVRAGVREPHAMTLSTVGADGNPSARVLIVKDVSPDGWHFAADAGSRKGRELTACPAAALTFYWSALARQVRVRGQVTAGEPDTGAADFLARSPGARAEALLGRQSTPLPDLATRDAAVREAAGRIGEDPGLVAPGWTLYTLRPDSVEFWQGDRERRHTRVDYTRTDEGWKRGLLWP
- a CDS encoding ABATE domain-containing protein, with translation MHADHLALDLAVTVRHDGHGGVADDLADPAGLTRWVRARADALRADLAAGPYAAATFTADDAALAAAVEVRTAVRALFARAVLPGLPSSADADRLPPARQALDRLNAAAALVPVTPRLDWPQDGAATATRTVAGAPAAADLVAAALARHAIGFLASPDRDRLRACPAPRCVRYFVKEHARQEWCKPSCGNRARVARHHARHRAAAADSADPA